One Algibacter sp. L3A6 genomic region harbors:
- a CDS encoding TetR/AcrR family transcriptional regulator has translation MAKLQKSIDKRNALVKATIELVNNDGFHATPMSKIAKMANVSPATIYLYFENKQDLVNQTYIDVKAEYTKYAFETYDENMSVEAGFELIWKRIADFKLKECEHAMFLAQCDNSPMIDEASRQQGIKHLQPLLDLWKRGKEEGVIKPLSDYLLYAYAINPLSFLMMIQKRGVFQLDKDLLEEAYQSAWSSIKVCK, from the coding sequence ATGGCTAAGCTACAGAAAAGTATAGATAAGCGTAATGCATTGGTAAAAGCAACCATAGAGTTGGTAAACAACGATGGTTTCCATGCAACACCTATGAGTAAAATAGCTAAAATGGCCAATGTTTCGCCAGCTACTATTTACTTGTATTTTGAAAATAAACAAGATTTAGTAAATCAAACTTATATAGATGTAAAAGCGGAATATACAAAGTATGCTTTTGAAACTTATGATGAAAACATGAGTGTTGAAGCTGGTTTCGAATTAATATGGAAGCGTATTGCCGATTTTAAACTAAAGGAATGCGAACACGCTATGTTTTTAGCACAGTGTGATAACTCGCCAATGATTGATGAAGCAAGTCGCCAACAAGGAATAAAACACCTACAACCTCTACTCGATTTGTGGAAACGCGGTAAAGAGGAAGGCGTTATAAAACCTTTATCAGATTATCTTTTATATGCTTATGCTATTAACCCATTATCGTTTTTAATGATGATACAAAAGCGTGGCGTGTTTCAATTAGATAAAGACCTTTTAGAAGAAGCTTATCAATCTGCCTGGAGCAGTATAAAAGTTTGTAAATAA
- a CDS encoding DUF6933 domain-containing protein, producing MQTPIYTSIKLEKLIKKLIKTEPTKNLGLLGKWNATIFHVNRKKCWLVANAKTQYSVILTDIKAKDLKNISDIFKNAFYTQLIYDGIIIDFEMVNTLIGEITFF from the coding sequence ATGCAAACCCCAATATATACATCTATTAAATTAGAGAAATTAATTAAAAAACTAATTAAAACAGAACCTACAAAAAACTTAGGGTTGTTAGGGAAATGGAATGCTACTATTTTTCATGTTAATAGAAAAAAGTGTTGGCTTGTGGCTAATGCAAAAACACAATACTCTGTAATTTTAACAGATATAAAAGCGAAGGATTTAAAAAATATTTCAGACATTTTTAAGAACGCATTTTATACGCAGTTAATCTATGATGGTATTATTATAGATTTTGAAATGGTAAATACACTTATTGGCGAAATAACCTTTTTTTAG
- a CDS encoding nitroreductase family protein, translated as MELLDKLNWRYAAKAMNGEKIAEDKVERILEAARLAPTSSGLQPFEIFVVKSQDVKEKIKPVAWNQSVVTDCSHLLVFAAWDTYTPERINYMFDLTNDIRGFKNEGWEDYRKMLLNSYPQKDAEENFNHAAKQAYIAFAEALTAAAFEGVDTTPMEGFDADAVDQILGLREKGLRSAVLLPMGYRKDDADWLVNLVKVRKPMEDLVTVIE; from the coding sequence ATGGAATTATTAGATAAATTAAACTGGAGATACGCTGCAAAAGCAATGAATGGCGAAAAAATAGCTGAAGATAAAGTAGAACGTATTTTAGAAGCAGCTCGTTTAGCACCAACTTCTAGCGGCTTACAACCTTTCGAAATTTTTGTCGTAAAAAGTCAAGATGTTAAAGAGAAAATTAAACCTGTAGCTTGGAACCAATCTGTTGTAACAGACTGCTCTCACCTACTTGTTTTTGCTGCTTGGGACACATATACTCCAGAAAGAATTAACTATATGTTCGATTTAACCAATGATATTCGTGGTTTTAAAAACGAAGGTTGGGAAGATTACCGTAAAATGCTTTTAAACTCTTACCCTCAAAAAGATGCGGAAGAAAACTTTAATCATGCTGCAAAACAAGCTTACATTGCTTTCGCAGAAGCGCTTACTGCTGCTGCTTTCGAAGGTGTAGATACTACCCCAATGGAAGGTTTTGATGCCGATGCTGTAGATCAAATTTTAGGTTTACGTGAAAAAGGTCTACGTAGTGCCGTTTTATTACCAATGGGTTATAGAAAAGATGATGCAGATTGGTTAGTAAATCTTGTAAAGGTTAGAAAACCTATGGAAGATTTAGTAACTGTAATTGAATAA
- a CDS encoding NAD(P)H-binding protein, producing MKKTAIILGATGLTGNIILHKLIEDDRYKTIKLFSRSKIEGLPDKVEQFIGDLLNLEDFKPDFKADEVYCCIGTTTKKTPDKELYKKIDYGIPVTAAKLSKENNIPTFLVISAMGANESSNVFYNKTKGQMEHDVLKRNIKNTFVLRPSLIGGERKEHRLLEKIGLAVFQVIDPLFIGKLKQYKIIDAETIATAMIKLANNRSNAEVIITSNDIKQISKQ from the coding sequence ATGAAAAAAACAGCTATTATACTTGGCGCAACCGGTTTAACAGGGAATATTATTCTTCATAAATTAATTGAAGATGATAGATATAAAACCATCAAACTGTTTTCTCGTTCTAAAATAGAAGGATTGCCTGATAAGGTAGAACAATTTATAGGAGATCTATTAAACCTGGAAGATTTTAAACCCGATTTCAAAGCAGACGAAGTCTATTGTTGCATCGGTACAACTACCAAAAAAACACCAGATAAAGAACTCTATAAAAAAATAGATTATGGTATTCCGGTAACGGCAGCAAAGCTTTCAAAAGAAAACAACATACCTACGTTTTTAGTGATATCAGCTATGGGGGCTAATGAAAGTAGTAATGTGTTTTACAATAAAACAAAAGGCCAAATGGAGCACGATGTTTTAAAACGAAATATAAAAAACACTTTTGTTTTAAGACCATCTTTAATTGGTGGCGAAAGAAAAGAACATAGACTATTAGAAAAAATTGGACTGGCTGTTTTCCAAGTCATTGACCCCTTATTTATAGGGAAGTTAAAACAGTATAAAATTATAGATGCCGAAACCATTGCAACAGCGATGATAAAATTGGCAAATAACAGAAGTAATGCCGAAGTGATTATAACTTCAAACGATATAAAACAAATTTCAAAACAATAA
- a CDS encoding DMT family transporter translates to MWMYLGLLAALFLGLHNLCKKHAVQGNEVFPVLLGTVSSSFTFLLPFFIGSIYFPDFTKSIGFFIEPIPWQTHGFIFIKSAIMASSWVLAYQALKHLPITIVTPIRSAGPFFTFIGAILIYDEKPNGLQWVGFFLIIFSVMLYSKIGKKEGINFKRNKWIFAIIAATFLGASSGLYDKFLIQSLFLDPQTLLFWFSFYVILILLVILSITWFPFADKRRAFKWRWTIPAVGILLTSADYFYFKALQDPEALIMLLSAIKRSQIIIAVVVGGLIFKEQNKRKKLVPLVGIMLGVFLILYS, encoded by the coding sequence ATGTGGATGTATTTAGGGCTTTTAGCCGCGTTATTTTTAGGGTTACACAACTTATGTAAAAAGCATGCCGTTCAAGGCAATGAGGTGTTCCCGGTGCTTTTAGGTACGGTAAGTTCTAGTTTTACTTTTCTGTTACCATTTTTTATTGGTTCTATTTACTTTCCTGACTTCACTAAAAGTATTGGCTTTTTTATAGAACCCATTCCATGGCAAACACATGGGTTTATTTTTATAAAATCGGCTATTATGGCTAGTTCATGGGTTTTAGCTTATCAAGCGCTTAAACATTTACCAATAACCATTGTTACTCCTATTCGTTCTGCTGGTCCATTTTTTACTTTTATTGGTGCCATTCTTATTTATGATGAAAAGCCTAACGGATTGCAATGGGTAGGCTTTTTTCTTATTATATTTTCGGTGATGTTATATTCCAAGATTGGGAAAAAAGAAGGCATCAACTTTAAACGGAACAAATGGATTTTTGCCATTATAGCAGCTACATTTTTAGGAGCCTCAAGTGGGTTGTACGATAAGTTTTTAATACAAAGTTTATTTCTAGATCCTCAAACCTTATTATTTTGGTTTAGTTTTTACGTTATTTTAATCCTATTAGTGATACTTTCAATAACTTGGTTTCCTTTTGCAGACAAACGGAGAGCTTTTAAATGGCGATGGACTATTCCCGCTGTTGGAATTCTTTTAACATCTGCAGATTATTTCTATTTTAAAGCTCTTCAAGATCCTGAAGCTTTAATTATGTTACTTTCTGCTATTAAGCGAAGTCAGATTATAATTGCAGTTGTTGTTGGTGGTTTAATCTTCAAAGAACAGAATAAACGCAAGAAACTAGTACCACTTGTCGGAATTATGCTAGGTGTTTTTCTTATTCTGTATTCATAG
- the cydB gene encoding cytochrome d ubiquinol oxidase subunit II, which translates to MELFWYIVLMTMLAVYVILDGYDFGAGIIHLFFAKTEKDKKAITNAIGPFWDANEVWLIASGGILFFAFPTLYASSFSGFYLPLIMILWLLIFRAIGLELRGQINNRMWEAIWDKAFGISSLLLALFFGVALGNVVRGVNLGNVVNGVSTHEAHFFFLPLWNPTFSPHAEELGVIDWFTLLLGVIGVVSLAIHGANWIIFKTNSDLNKKLRKVIFNLNIALLALVIISILIWHLIEPKPFHNFFKYPWLWLFPIITLTGLFGLFKIKSFKKDGHGFVFSSLFLFGGLTTTVSSIFPKVLPSTNDINPDLTLYNVAADEYGLSVGVYWFAIAIVLVAIYMFIQYKVFRGKMDDVGYGEH; encoded by the coding sequence ATGGAATTATTTTGGTATATCGTTTTAATGACCATGTTGGCTGTTTATGTCATTTTGGATGGCTACGATTTTGGAGCAGGAATTATTCATTTGTTCTTTGCTAAAACAGAAAAAGATAAAAAAGCAATAACTAATGCTATTGGCCCTTTTTGGGATGCCAACGAGGTTTGGCTTATCGCCTCTGGTGGTATCTTGTTTTTTGCATTTCCAACGTTGTACGCCTCATCATTTAGTGGTTTCTATTTACCATTAATAATGATTTTGTGGTTGCTTATTTTTAGAGCTATTGGTTTAGAGTTGCGCGGACAAATAAACAACCGCATGTGGGAAGCCATTTGGGATAAAGCCTTTGGGATATCTAGTTTGCTTTTAGCCTTATTTTTTGGTGTAGCGTTAGGTAATGTTGTTCGTGGTGTTAATTTAGGTAATGTTGTAAATGGTGTATCTACGCACGAAGCACATTTTTTCTTTTTACCTCTTTGGAATCCAACATTTAGTCCGCATGCCGAAGAATTAGGTGTTATCGATTGGTTTACACTTTTACTAGGTGTTATTGGTGTGGTATCTTTAGCAATCCATGGTGCGAATTGGATTATTTTTAAAACCAATTCCGATTTAAATAAAAAGCTGAGAAAAGTTATTTTCAACCTAAATATTGCTTTATTAGCTTTAGTTATCATTTCAATTTTAATCTGGCATTTAATAGAACCAAAACCATTTCATAACTTTTTCAAGTACCCTTGGTTATGGTTATTCCCTATTATAACATTAACAGGGTTGTTTGGTTTGTTCAAAATTAAATCGTTCAAAAAAGATGGCCATGGTTTTGTGTTTTCATCCTTATTTTTATTTGGAGGTTTAACCACAACGGTATCTTCAATTTTCCCTAAAGTATTGCCTTCAACAAATGATATTAATCCAGATTTAACGCTTTATAATGTAGCAGCAGATGAGTATGGTTTATCTGTTGGTGTGTATTGGTTTGCTATCGCTATTGTGTTAGTAGCCATATATATGTTTATTCAATATAAAGTCTTTAGAGGAAAAATGGACGATGTTGGTTATGGAGAACATTAA
- a CDS encoding DoxX family membrane protein, producing MKLFWNILRILLAIFMIYAGAQHFVNVDFFKAFVPDFLMYKSFIIYASGVIEVMLGILLLIPQYKRTAASGIFVLMICFLPIHVWDVFSANPAIGSHEAALIRLPMQLVLIALAYKFTKNQ from the coding sequence ATGAAACTTTTTTGGAACATTTTAAGAATATTACTTGCCATATTTATGATATATGCAGGTGCTCAACATTTTGTTAATGTTGACTTTTTCAAAGCCTTTGTTCCAGATTTTCTGATGTACAAATCATTTATTATTTACGCATCGGGAGTTATAGAAGTAATGCTAGGTATATTATTACTTATACCACAGTACAAGCGCACAGCGGCTAGCGGCATTTTTGTATTAATGATATGTTTTTTACCAATACATGTTTGGGATGTGTTTTCTGCAAACCCTGCAATTGGTAGTCACGAGGCCGCATTAATTAGATTGCCAATGCAACTTGTATTAATTGCTTTGGCATACAAATTCACAAAAAATCAATAA